Proteins encoded together in one Triticum dicoccoides isolate Atlit2015 ecotype Zavitan chromosome 7B, WEW_v2.0, whole genome shotgun sequence window:
- the LOC119339232 gene encoding sister chromatid cohesion 1 protein 1-like: protein MFYSHQLLARKAPLGQIWMAATLHAKINRKRLDKLDIIKICEEILNPSVPMALRLSGILMGGVVIVYERKVKLLYDDVSRLLVNFDFQSCPVHPAWYEAVTLPENAVDMEVEQPVFFTDTDTTRFRGMVIVVICVFWKLKLC from the exons ATGTTCTACTCGCACCAGCTCCTCGCGCGGAAGGCGCCGCTCGGCCAGATATG GATGGCCGCCACGCTCCACGCCAAGATCAACCGCAAGCGCCTCGACAAGCTCGACATCATCAAAATCTG CGAGGAGATCCTGAACCCGTCGGTGCCCATGGCGCTCAGGCTCTCCGGGATCCTCATGG GCGGCGTGGTGATCGTGTACGAGAGGAAGGTGAAGCTTCTCTACG ATGATGTGTCCCGTCTTCTGGTAAACTTCGACTTCCAGTCTTGCCCAGTTCATCCTGCTTG GTATGAAGCAGTAACACTGCCAGAGAATGCGGTGGATATGGAGGTGGAGCAGCCCGTGTTTTTCACAGATACTGATACTACTAGGTTCCGCGGAATGGTAATCGTTGTCATCTGTGTATTCTGGAAGTTGAAACTGTGTTAG